A single Mixta calida DNA region contains:
- a CDS encoding multifunctional CCA addition/repair protein, producing the protein MKTYLVGGAVRDGLLKLPVKDKDWVVVGATPDMMLEQGYQQVGRDFPVFLHPESREEYALARTERKSGSGYTGFVTWSTPDVTLEQDLQRRDLTINAIAQDEEGRYIDPYQGRQDLEKRLLRHVSDAFIEDPLRVLRVARFAARYAHLSFRIADETMALMREMAAGGELAHLTAERVWKETENALRARNPQVYFQVLRDCGALAVLFPEIDNLFGVPAPAKWHPEIDTGVHTLMTVAIAAQLTPETDVRFATLCHDVGKALTPPEKWPSHPGHGPAGVPLVENICQRLRVPNTIRDLAVLVAEFHDVVHTIENQPAERLIALFDRIDAWRKPQRVEQLAQTSEADARGRAGWESNPYPQGAYVREAFRIAQAVPTKAVIEAGFKGAQVREELSRRRCDAVKSWRSALNA; encoded by the coding sequence GTGAAAACATACCTTGTCGGTGGCGCGGTACGCGATGGTCTGCTTAAGCTGCCGGTCAAAGACAAAGACTGGGTAGTGGTAGGCGCCACGCCTGACATGATGCTGGAGCAGGGCTATCAGCAGGTAGGACGCGATTTCCCGGTGTTTCTTCACCCTGAAAGCCGTGAAGAGTACGCGCTGGCGCGCACGGAGCGCAAATCGGGCAGCGGCTATACCGGCTTTGTCACCTGGTCTACGCCGGACGTGACGCTTGAGCAGGATCTGCAACGCCGCGATCTCACCATCAACGCCATTGCGCAGGATGAAGAAGGCCGCTACATCGATCCATATCAAGGCCGTCAGGACCTGGAAAAGCGGCTGCTACGTCATGTCTCGGACGCCTTTATCGAAGATCCGCTGCGCGTGCTGCGCGTGGCGCGTTTCGCCGCCCGCTATGCTCACCTGAGCTTCCGCATCGCCGATGAGACCATGGCGCTGATGCGCGAGATGGCGGCAGGAGGCGAACTGGCCCACCTGACCGCCGAACGCGTCTGGAAAGAGACGGAAAATGCGCTGCGCGCGCGTAATCCGCAGGTCTATTTTCAGGTACTGCGCGACTGCGGCGCGCTGGCGGTGCTGTTTCCAGAGATCGATAACCTGTTCGGCGTTCCCGCGCCGGCGAAATGGCATCCCGAAATCGATACTGGCGTGCATACGTTGATGACCGTCGCGATTGCGGCACAGCTGACGCCGGAGACCGATGTACGTTTCGCCACGCTTTGCCATGATGTCGGCAAAGCATTGACGCCGCCGGAGAAGTGGCCCAGCCATCCCGGACATGGACCGGCCGGCGTCCCGCTGGTGGAAAATATCTGCCAGCGTCTGCGCGTGCCGAACACCATTCGCGATCTCGCGGTGCTGGTGGCGGAGTTTCATGATGTGGTGCATACCATTGAAAATCAGCCCGCCGAGCGCCTGATCGCGCTGTTCGATCGCATTGATGCCTGGCGCAAACCGCAGCGCGTTGAACAGCTGGCGCAAACCAGCGAAGCGGACGCCCGCGGACGCGCCGGATGGGAGAGCAACCCATATCCTCAGGGCGCATACGTGCGTGAAGCGTTCCGTATTGCGCAGGCGGTGCCGACAAAAGCGGTTATCGAAGCTGGCTTTAAAGGCGCGCAGGTGCGCGAGGAGCTGAGCCGCCGCCGCTGCGATGCGGTGAAAAGCTGGCGTTCGGCGTTAAACGCGTGA
- the bacA gene encoding undecaprenyl-diphosphate phosphatase yields the protein MADIHQLWVAAILGIVEGLTEFLPVSSTGHMIIVGHLLGFDGDKAETFEVVIQLGSILAVVVMFWRRLFGLIGIHFGEVKHEGVGTGHLTLIHILLGMVPAVVIGLLLHDQIKSLFNPINVMYALIVGGVLLLAAEFLKPKQPKAPGIDDITYLQAFMIGCFQCLALWPGFSRSGATISGGMLMGVSRYAASEFSFILAVPMMMGATVLDLYKSRGFLTMADFPMFAVGFVTAFIVALLAIKLFLHIIKRISFVPFAIYRFIVAAAVYMVFM from the coding sequence ATGGCAGATATTCATCAGCTTTGGGTGGCTGCAATCCTTGGCATTGTTGAGGGACTGACGGAGTTTCTTCCTGTCTCATCCACCGGTCATATGATCATTGTTGGACATCTGCTGGGTTTTGACGGCGATAAAGCGGAAACATTTGAAGTAGTTATCCAGCTCGGTTCCATTCTCGCCGTGGTCGTGATGTTCTGGCGGCGCCTGTTTGGCCTGATCGGTATCCACTTCGGCGAAGTGAAGCATGAAGGGGTAGGTACCGGACATCTTACGCTGATCCATATCCTGCTGGGCATGGTGCCGGCGGTGGTGATTGGCTTACTGCTGCACGATCAAATCAAGTCGCTGTTTAACCCTATCAACGTGATGTATGCGTTGATTGTCGGCGGCGTGCTGCTGCTGGCCGCCGAGTTCCTGAAGCCGAAGCAGCCGAAAGCGCCGGGGATTGACGATATCACTTATCTGCAGGCGTTTATGATCGGCTGCTTTCAGTGTCTGGCGCTTTGGCCTGGCTTCTCCCGTTCTGGCGCCACCATCTCCGGCGGCATGCTGATGGGCGTAAGCCGTTATGCGGCGTCTGAATTTTCGTTTATTCTCGCTGTGCCGATGATGATGGGCGCTACCGTACTCGATCTCTACAAGAGTCGCGGCTTCCTGACGATGGCGGATTTTCCGATGTTCGCCGTGGGCTTTGTCACCGCGTTTATCGTTGCGCTGCTGGCGATCAAACTTTTCCTGCATATCATTAAGCGCATCTCATTTGTGCCGTTTGCCATCTACCGCTTTATCGTGGCGGCCGCGGTTTACATGGTCTTTATGTAA
- the folB gene encoding bifunctional dihydroneopterin aldolase/7,8-dihydroneopterin epimerase codes for MDIVFIEQLSVITTIGVYDWEQTIQQKLVFDVEMAWDNRRAAVSDDVNDCLSYADVASAIIDHVGQGRFALVERVAEEVATLLLTRFASPWVRIKVSKPGAVAQAAQVGVIIERGTRQR; via the coding sequence ATGGATATCGTATTTATAGAACAGCTGTCGGTGATCACCACTATTGGCGTTTACGACTGGGAACAAACTATCCAGCAAAAGCTGGTTTTCGATGTCGAAATGGCCTGGGATAACCGCCGGGCGGCGGTCAGCGACGATGTTAACGACTGCCTGAGCTACGCTGACGTCGCCAGCGCGATTATCGACCATGTCGGTCAGGGGCGTTTCGCGCTGGTGGAGCGCGTGGCCGAAGAGGTCGCCACGCTGCTGCTGACGCGTTTCGCCTCGCCCTGGGTGCGCATCAAAGTGAGCAAGCCAGGCGCGGTCGCGCAGGCGGCGCAGGTGGGCGTTATTATTGAGCGCGGCACCCGTCAGCGCTAG
- the plsY gene encoding glycerol-3-phosphate 1-O-acyltransferase PlsY, producing MSAIALGMIIFAYLCGSISSAILVCRLAGLPDPRHNGSGNPGATNVLRIGGKGAAAAVLVFDVLKGMLPVWLAYALGVSPVYLGLTAIAACLGHIYPVFFRFRGGKGVATAFGAIAPIGWDLTGLMTGTWLLTVLLSGYSSLGAIVSALIAPFYVWWFKPQFTFPVAMLSCLILLRHHDNIQRLWRGQESKIWKKKRK from the coding sequence ATGAGTGCTATCGCGCTTGGTATGATCATTTTCGCGTATCTGTGCGGATCTATTTCCAGCGCTATTCTGGTTTGCCGACTGGCAGGCCTACCCGATCCAAGGCATAACGGCTCAGGAAACCCCGGCGCGACCAATGTATTACGCATTGGCGGCAAAGGCGCGGCGGCGGCAGTACTGGTGTTTGATGTGTTGAAAGGCATGTTGCCCGTCTGGCTGGCGTATGCATTGGGCGTTTCACCGGTTTACCTTGGCCTGACCGCCATCGCCGCCTGTCTGGGACATATCTACCCGGTTTTCTTTCGCTTTCGCGGCGGCAAAGGCGTGGCGACCGCCTTTGGCGCCATCGCGCCTATCGGCTGGGACCTGACCGGCCTGATGACCGGCACCTGGCTACTGACGGTGCTGTTGAGCGGCTATTCCTCGCTGGGCGCCATCGTCAGCGCGCTGATCGCCCCCTTCTACGTCTGGTGGTTCAAGCCGCAGTTCACCTTTCCGGTCGCGATGCTCTCCTGCCTGATTCTGCTGCGCCATCACGATAATATTCAGCGTCTGTGGCGCGGTCAGGAAAGCAAAATCTGGAAAAAGAAGCGTAAGTAA
- the tsaD gene encoding tRNA (adenosine(37)-N6)-threonylcarbamoyltransferase complex transferase subunit TsaD: MRVLGIETSCDETGIAIYDDEAGLLANQLYSQVKVHADYGGVVPELASRDHVRKTVPLIQAALQEAGLEGKDIDAVAYTAGPGLVGALLVGATIGRSLAFAWQVPAVPVHHMEGHLLAPMLEDNPPQFPFVALLVSGGHTQLIGVTGIGEYTLLGESIDDAAGEAFDKTAKLLGLDYPGGPMLSRMAQQGTPGRFTFPRPMTDRPGLDFSFSGLKTFAANTIRENSDDAQTHADIARAFEDAVVDTLAIKCKRALEQTGFKRLVMAGGVSANRTLRAKLAEMMQARGGEVFYARPEFCTDNGAMIAYAGMVRLKGGTRGELGVTVRPRWPLAELPAIA, from the coding sequence ATGCGCGTTCTGGGTATTGAAACATCCTGCGATGAAACCGGCATTGCCATTTATGACGATGAGGCCGGTTTGCTCGCTAATCAACTCTATAGTCAGGTGAAAGTCCATGCCGATTATGGCGGGGTGGTGCCGGAACTGGCTTCACGCGATCACGTGCGTAAAACCGTGCCGCTAATTCAGGCCGCATTGCAGGAGGCGGGTCTGGAAGGCAAGGATATCGACGCGGTCGCCTATACCGCAGGCCCTGGGCTGGTCGGCGCGCTGCTGGTTGGCGCAACCATCGGCCGTTCGCTGGCGTTCGCCTGGCAGGTTCCCGCCGTGCCGGTACATCATATGGAAGGGCATCTGCTGGCGCCGATGCTGGAAGATAATCCGCCGCAGTTTCCGTTCGTTGCGCTGCTGGTCTCCGGCGGCCATACGCAGCTGATCGGCGTGACCGGCATTGGCGAATATACGCTGCTGGGCGAGTCCATCGACGACGCCGCCGGCGAAGCGTTCGATAAAACCGCCAAGCTGCTGGGACTCGACTATCCCGGCGGACCGATGCTTTCCCGTATGGCGCAGCAGGGCACGCCGGGGCGTTTTACCTTCCCGCGCCCGATGACCGACCGACCAGGGCTCGATTTCAGCTTCTCTGGTCTTAAAACGTTCGCGGCCAACACCATTCGTGAGAACAGCGACGATGCGCAAACCCATGCGGATATCGCTCGCGCTTTCGAAGATGCCGTAGTCGATACGCTGGCGATAAAATGTAAGCGTGCCCTGGAGCAGACCGGTTTCAAACGTCTGGTGATGGCGGGCGGCGTCAGCGCCAACCGCACGCTGCGCGCGAAGCTGGCGGAGATGATGCAGGCACGCGGTGGGGAAGTTTTTTACGCCCGTCCTGAATTCTGTACCGACAACGGCGCGATGATCGCTTACGCTGGCATGGTGCGCCTGAAGGGCGGCACGCGCGGCGAGCTTGGCGTTACCGTTCGTCCGCGTTGGCCTTTGGCTGAGCTGCCGGCGATAGCGTAA
- the rpsU gene encoding 30S ribosomal protein S21 encodes MPVIKVRENEPFDVALRRFKRSCEKAGVLAEVRRREFYEKPTTERKRAKASAVKRHAKKLARENARRTRLY; translated from the coding sequence ATGCCGGTAATTAAAGTACGTGAAAACGAGCCGTTCGACGTAGCACTGCGTCGCTTCAAGCGTTCCTGCGAAAAAGCAGGCGTTCTGGCTGAAGTTCGTCGTCGTGAGTTTTATGAAAAACCGACTACCGAACGTAAGCGCGCTAAAGCGTCTGCTGTTAAGCGTCACGCCAAGAAACTGGCTCGCGAAAACGCACGCCGCACTCGTCTGTACTAA
- the rpoD gene encoding RNA polymerase sigma factor RpoD, whose translation MEQNPQSQLKLLVTRGKEQGYLTYAEVNDHLPEDIVDSDQIEDIIQMINDMGIQVVEEAPDADDLMLNENSADTDEDAAEAAAQVLSSVESEIGRTTDPVRMYMREMGTVELLTREGEIDIAKRIEDGINQVQCSVAEYPEAITYLLEQYDRVEAGESRLSDLITGFVDPNAEEDLAPTATHVGSELSEEERADEDDEDEDDDSDSSDDDNSIDPELAREKFIELRDQYEATRLTIKAKGRSHADAIEEIQKLSEVFKQFRLVPKQFDYLVNNMREMMERVRTQERIIMKLCVELCKMPKKNFITLFTGNETSPTWFQAALAMNKPWSEKLRDVEEDVQRSMQKLMQIEEETGLTIEQVKDINRRMSIGEAKARRAKKEMVEANLRLVISIAKKYTNRGLQFLDLIQEGNIGLMKAVDKFEYRRGYKFSTYATWWIRQAITRSIADQARTIRIPVHMIETINKLNRISRQMLQEMGREPTPEELAERMLMPEDKIRKVLKIAKEPISMETPIGDDEDSHLGDFIEDTTLELPLDSATSESLRSATHDVLAGLTAREAKVLRMRFGIDMNTDHTLEEVGKQFDVTRERIRQIEAKALRKLRHPSRSEVLRSFLDD comes from the coding sequence ATGGAGCAAAACCCGCAGTCACAGCTTAAGCTGCTTGTCACCCGTGGTAAGGAGCAAGGCTATCTGACCTATGCCGAGGTCAACGACCATCTGCCGGAAGATATCGTCGACTCCGATCAGATCGAAGACATCATCCAGATGATCAACGACATGGGTATTCAGGTGGTGGAAGAAGCGCCTGATGCCGATGATCTGATGCTGAACGAAAACAGCGCTGACACGGACGAAGATGCGGCTGAAGCGGCAGCTCAGGTGTTATCCAGCGTAGAATCTGAAATTGGACGCACAACCGATCCTGTCCGCATGTACATGCGTGAGATGGGCACCGTCGAACTGCTGACGCGCGAAGGCGAAATCGACATCGCCAAGCGTATCGAAGACGGCATTAACCAGGTGCAGTGTTCCGTCGCCGAGTACCCGGAAGCGATCACTTATCTGCTGGAGCAGTACGATCGCGTTGAGGCAGGCGAGTCACGCCTGTCAGATCTGATTACCGGCTTCGTCGATCCTAACGCCGAAGAAGATCTGGCGCCGACTGCTACCCACGTTGGCTCTGAACTGTCAGAAGAAGAGCGCGCCGATGAAGATGACGAAGATGAAGACGACGACAGCGACAGCAGCGATGACGACAACAGCATCGATCCTGAACTGGCGCGTGAAAAATTCATCGAGCTGCGCGATCAGTATGAAGCGACGCGCCTGACGATCAAGGCGAAAGGCCGCAGTCACGCCGACGCGATTGAAGAGATCCAGAAACTGTCGGAAGTGTTTAAGCAGTTCCGTCTGGTGCCGAAGCAGTTTGACTATCTGGTCAACAACATGCGTGAAATGATGGAGCGCGTACGTACGCAAGAGCGCATCATCATGAAACTGTGTGTCGAACTGTGCAAGATGCCGAAGAAAAACTTCATTACCCTGTTTACCGGTAATGAGACCAGCCCAACCTGGTTCCAGGCGGCGCTGGCGATGAACAAACCCTGGTCTGAAAAACTGCGCGACGTGGAAGAAGATGTGCAGCGCAGCATGCAGAAACTGATGCAGATCGAGGAAGAGACCGGCCTGACGATTGAACAGGTAAAAGATATCAACCGTCGTATGTCGATCGGCGAGGCGAAAGCGCGTCGTGCGAAGAAAGAGATGGTGGAAGCGAACCTGCGTCTGGTGATTTCAATCGCCAAGAAATACACCAACCGCGGCCTGCAATTCCTGGATCTGATTCAGGAAGGCAACATCGGCCTGATGAAGGCGGTAGATAAGTTCGAATACCGTCGCGGCTACAAGTTCTCCACCTATGCGACCTGGTGGATTCGTCAGGCGATTACCCGCTCTATCGCGGATCAGGCGCGCACCATCCGTATTCCGGTGCATATGATTGAGACGATCAACAAACTCAACCGTATTTCGCGTCAGATGCTGCAGGAGATGGGCCGCGAACCGACGCCGGAAGAGTTGGCCGAGCGTATGCTGATGCCGGAAGATAAAATCCGCAAGGTGCTGAAAATCGCTAAAGAGCCGATCTCCATGGAGACGCCGATTGGTGATGATGAAGATTCGCATCTTGGCGATTTTATCGAAGACACCACGCTGGAGCTGCCGCTGGATTCCGCCACCTCTGAGAGCCTGCGTTCCGCCACGCATGACGTGCTGGCTGGCCTGACGGCCCGTGAAGCGAAGGTGCTGCGTATGCGTTTCGGTATCGATATGAACACCGACCACACGCTGGAAGAAGTAGGCAAACAGTTTGACGTTACCCGCGAGCGTATTCGTCAGATCGAGGCGAAGGCGCTGCGTAAGCTGCGTCATCCAAGCCGTTCAGAAGTGCTGCGCAGCTTCCTGGACGACTAA
- the mug gene encoding G/U mismatch-specific DNA glycosylase — MSDHEIKDIIAPGLRVVFCGINPGKSSAHTGHHFAYSGNRFWKTLWLAGFTERQLKPEEELHLLDTRCGITRLVDRPTKEASELSTDELREGGKSLIEKMLHYQPAALAVLGKDAYKKAFRQSKVEWGRQAATIGETEVWVLPNPSGLNRATQEKLTEAYKELESALTLRGR; from the coding sequence ATGAGTGATCATGAGATCAAAGATATTATCGCGCCCGGCCTGCGGGTGGTTTTTTGCGGCATCAATCCGGGCAAGTCTTCCGCCCATACCGGTCACCACTTCGCTTATTCAGGAAACCGCTTCTGGAAAACGCTCTGGCTGGCCGGCTTTACCGAGCGCCAGCTCAAACCGGAAGAGGAGTTGCACCTGCTGGATACCCGCTGCGGTATCACCAGGCTGGTGGATCGACCAACAAAAGAGGCCAGCGAGCTGTCGACGGATGAGCTGCGCGAAGGCGGCAAGTCATTGATAGAAAAAATGCTGCATTACCAGCCAGCGGCGCTGGCGGTGTTAGGTAAGGATGCCTACAAAAAGGCGTTTCGTCAGAGCAAAGTGGAGTGGGGCAGGCAGGCTGCCACCATCGGCGAAACGGAAGTCTGGGTGTTGCCCAATCCCAGCGGCCTGAACCGCGCCACGCAGGAAAAGCTGACGGAAGCCTATAAAGAACTGGAAAGCGCGCTGACGCTGCGCGGACGTTAG
- a CDS encoding ogr/Delta-like zinc finger family protein, whose translation MMHCPLCQTSAHAKSSRYISRETKERYHQCQNINCSCTFKTHESVAGVIVAPGVVNKVTVFTHNESQPSLLH comes from the coding sequence ATGATGCATTGTCCGCTTTGCCAGACCTCTGCTCACGCTAAAAGCAGCCGCTACATATCGCGCGAGACGAAAGAACGTTATCACCAGTGCCAGAACATTAATTGCAGCTGTACGTTTAAGACGCATGAATCCGTAGCAGGCGTGATTGTTGCTCCAGGTGTGGTTAATAAAGTTACTGTGTTTACGCATAATGAAAGCCAACCGTCATTGCTTCACTGA